Proteins encoded together in one Pseudomonas sp. Seg1 window:
- a CDS encoding GNAT family N-acetyltransferase — translation MSRSEPIVVRQATSEHFDAVIELRALLLEGSEASYACTSVEEKKLWRATYKAWLHDVLGSSPSTRLLVALNGDQVVGCVTGFVDRRAPGPDCINGLCGWVQSMVVLPAFRSQGLSRMLMASLMNWFDSMQVGKVVLQATPAAEPLYQRMGYRRSSEYVWAWQAREQCA, via the coding sequence GTGAGCCGTAGCGAGCCAATTGTCGTTCGCCAAGCAACGAGCGAACATTTCGACGCGGTCATTGAGCTCAGAGCGCTGTTGCTTGAAGGCTCGGAGGCCAGCTATGCCTGCACCTCCGTCGAAGAAAAGAAACTCTGGCGAGCGACCTATAAAGCCTGGCTGCACGACGTGCTCGGCAGTTCGCCGTCAACCCGTCTGCTGGTCGCGCTCAACGGTGACCAGGTGGTCGGCTGCGTCACCGGTTTTGTTGATCGTCGAGCGCCCGGGCCTGACTGCATCAATGGTTTGTGCGGCTGGGTGCAATCGATGGTCGTGCTGCCGGCGTTCCGTTCTCAGGGACTTTCGCGGATGTTGATGGCGTCACTCATGAACTGGTTCGACTCGATGCAAGTCGGCAAGGTCGTGCTGCAGGCGACCCCGGCAGCGGAACCCCTTTACCAGCGAATGGGTTATCGCCGCAGCTCGGAATACGTCTGGGCCTGGCAGGCACGGGAGCAATGCGCATGA
- the asnB gene encoding asparagine synthase (glutamine-hydrolyzing) has protein sequence MCGIAGWLSFGQDLIHQQPTLERMTMTMANRGPDAGGIWIDGPVGLGHRRLSIIDLEGGRQPMLARNAGTVAAAITYSGEVYNFRELRNELLSRGHQFETQSDTEVVLRAYVEWGVAFTEHLNGMYAFAIWDMHTQTLHLIRDRMGVKPLYYFETADGVIFGSEPKALLANPLVPRNVGADGLREIFEMVKTPGQAIFEGMREVLPGEFVSINRNGLKRHCYWKLEAKEHTDSLQQTIKHTRDLLEDIVDRQIVADVPLCSLLSGGLDSSIITALASKKLLAAGKENIRSFSLDFIDHGGGFTSDAVRGTPDAPFVKDLVQKIRSTHGEILLDSRDMADPELRTKIIQALDLPPAFWGDMWPSLYRLFEEVRRHSTVALSGESADEVFGGYRWFHDPDAIQADTFPWLTSVTGKYFDGKPLFAKGLMEKLSMNEFVADSYQQALRDVPVLPGESATDRRMREMTYVNLTRFVQTLLDRKDRMSMAVGLEVRVPFCDHRLVEYAFNIPWEIKAFDGREKSILRAATRDLLPASISDRVKSPYPSTQDPAYEAVLRADLAAIMADPNAPVRALLDNQQVGATLARHLGDNSPMYDRMGMELAVGLNAWLTEYDVNLVI, from the coding sequence ATGTGTGGTATTGCCGGATGGCTTTCTTTTGGCCAGGACCTGATTCACCAACAACCGACGCTCGAACGCATGACTATGACCATGGCCAACCGTGGGCCGGACGCGGGTGGCATCTGGATCGATGGCCCTGTGGGCCTGGGCCATCGTCGCCTGTCTATCATCGACCTGGAAGGCGGTCGCCAACCGATGCTTGCGCGTAACGCCGGCACAGTTGCAGCGGCCATCACTTACAGCGGTGAGGTGTACAACTTCCGCGAATTGCGTAACGAACTGCTCAGCCGTGGGCATCAGTTCGAAACCCAGAGCGACACCGAAGTCGTGTTGCGAGCGTACGTTGAATGGGGCGTGGCGTTTACCGAACACCTTAACGGCATGTATGCCTTTGCAATCTGGGATATGCACACGCAAACCCTGCATCTGATCCGTGACCGGATGGGTGTCAAACCGCTGTATTACTTCGAGACCGCAGACGGGGTGATTTTCGGCTCCGAGCCCAAGGCGCTGCTCGCCAATCCGCTGGTGCCGCGCAATGTCGGTGCAGACGGCCTGCGCGAAATTTTCGAAATGGTCAAAACCCCCGGCCAGGCGATCTTTGAAGGCATGCGCGAAGTGCTGCCCGGTGAGTTTGTTTCCATCAATCGCAATGGCCTTAAACGTCATTGCTACTGGAAACTGGAGGCGAAAGAACACACCGACAGCCTCCAACAAACCATCAAGCACACCCGCGATTTGCTCGAAGACATCGTCGACCGCCAGATCGTCGCGGACGTGCCTTTGTGCAGCCTGCTGTCGGGTGGCCTCGACTCCTCCATCATCACCGCACTGGCCTCGAAAAAGCTGCTGGCGGCCGGCAAGGAAAACATTCGCTCGTTCTCGCTTGATTTCATCGATCACGGCGGCGGTTTCACCAGTGATGCGGTGCGCGGTACACCGGATGCGCCTTTCGTCAAAGACCTGGTCCAGAAGATCCGTTCCACTCACGGTGAGATCCTCCTCGACAGCCGCGACATGGCCGACCCGGAGCTTCGTACCAAGATCATTCAGGCACTCGACTTGCCGCCGGCGTTCTGGGGCGACATGTGGCCTTCGCTCTATCGCCTCTTCGAAGAAGTCCGTCGGCACTCGACCGTTGCGCTGTCCGGCGAGTCCGCCGACGAAGTCTTCGGTGGCTATCGCTGGTTCCATGATCCGGATGCGATCCAGGCAGACACCTTCCCTTGGCTGACGTCGGTAACCGGCAAGTATTTCGACGGCAAACCGCTGTTCGCCAAAGGGCTGATGGAAAAACTGTCGATGAACGAGTTCGTCGCCGACTCCTATCAGCAAGCGCTGCGTGACGTACCGGTGCTGCCGGGTGAAAGCGCGACGGATCGGCGGATGCGCGAGATGACGTACGTGAACCTGACACGTTTCGTGCAAACCCTGCTGGACCGCAAGGATCGCATGAGCATGGCCGTCGGCCTCGAAGTCCGCGTGCCGTTCTGTGATCACCGCCTGGTCGAGTACGCCTTCAACATTCCTTGGGAAATCAAGGCGTTCGACGGCCGCGAGAAAAGCATTTTGCGCGCAGCGACCCGCGACCTGCTCCCGGCCTCGATTTCTGATCGGGTGAAAAGTCCGTACCCGTCGACCCAGGATCCAGCCTATGAAGCCGTGTTGCGCGCAGACCTCGCCGCCATCATGGCTGATCCGAATGCGCCGGTTCGAGCCCTGCTCGACAACCAGCAAGTCGGCGCCACCCTTGCCCGTCATCTGGGCGACAACTCGCCTATGTACGATCGCATGGGCATGGAGTTGGCGGTTGGACTCAACGCGTGGCTCACCGAGTACGACGTCAACCTGGTGATCTGA
- a CDS encoding Gfo/Idh/MocA family oxidoreductase, which translates to MNILIIGLGYAGKRFQRAFERLSQDYEVKLSYCSRREKNSRLPYYANLQDALRELQPEIVVVSANDINHAEVLTDLAGYTGFIICEKPMLTSRDDLLTISKGLRHVSGFALDLVERYSEATARLKQLAESNDWQLLRSSFHWGKDRINDYRPTCGVVSEVIHALDLVSWICPSPSPLKLQHAIGVRSDFSISGNDVLDTVMFTADLGGAAVAGYASFVNIHRQRTVDFTFADPAGQIIHSRLEFDEPDWDSDHLRIWTRDERGAIVEIEQRSYQSASDPSTATILKLSRLCRDVLRFVADSEQPLQPFAGLGTTIELQTLLNEIDTQSLTASAVQYVQSGMRTLIPEDADLESLG; encoded by the coding sequence ATGAACATCCTGATTATCGGATTGGGCTATGCGGGCAAACGCTTTCAGCGGGCATTTGAGCGATTGAGCCAAGACTACGAAGTCAAGCTCTCCTATTGCTCGCGGCGAGAAAAGAACAGCCGTCTGCCCTACTACGCCAATCTTCAAGATGCACTGCGTGAACTGCAGCCGGAGATCGTCGTGGTCAGTGCCAACGACATCAACCATGCCGAAGTCTTGACCGATCTGGCCGGCTACACCGGTTTCATCATCTGTGAAAAGCCGATGCTGACCTCCCGGGACGACCTCTTGACCATCAGCAAAGGCCTGCGTCACGTCAGTGGTTTTGCGCTGGACCTGGTTGAGCGCTATTCAGAAGCGACTGCGCGCCTCAAGCAACTGGCTGAAAGTAATGACTGGCAGTTGTTGCGCTCAAGTTTTCATTGGGGCAAAGACCGCATCAACGACTACCGCCCGACCTGCGGTGTGGTCAGTGAGGTCATCCATGCGCTGGATCTCGTCAGCTGGATCTGCCCTTCGCCCTCCCCGCTCAAACTGCAACATGCCATAGGTGTCAGGTCGGACTTCTCGATTTCCGGCAACGATGTACTCGACACGGTGATGTTCACCGCCGACCTCGGCGGTGCAGCAGTGGCAGGCTACGCGAGCTTTGTGAACATTCACCGGCAACGCACGGTGGATTTCACATTCGCCGATCCAGCCGGGCAGATCATCCACTCAAGGCTTGAGTTCGACGAACCGGATTGGGACAGCGACCACCTGCGCATCTGGACGCGAGATGAGCGCGGGGCAATTGTCGAGATCGAGCAACGCAGCTATCAGAGCGCATCCGACCCATCGACCGCGACGATCCTCAAACTCAGCCGTCTGTGCCGGGATGTCTTGCGTTTTGTCGCCGACAGCGAGCAGCCCCTGCAACCCTTCGCGGGCCTGGGGACGACGATAGAACTGCAAACGCTGCTCAATGAAATCGACACCCAGTCATTGACCGCCAGCGCGGTCCAGTATGTCCAGTCGGGCATGCGCACCCTCATACCAGAAGACGCTGACCTAGAAAGTCTCGGCTAA